Proteins encoded by one window of Winogradskyella sp. PG-2:
- a CDS encoding anthranilate synthase component I family protein — protein MRTTIHHQFKSLDKFKQQLLCWSQQYYDVVWLDSNDHKDNYSSYDAILAVDAFTILRTDYFDAFNRLEEYQSSTKDWIFGYLTYDLKNTTERLESKNFDGIEFPDLYFFQPKKLFLIKGNKVEVQYLKMVDDEIEDDLKVIENCQFEPVEKEKNEIKIKLRIHKDKYFEKANAMLAHIQRGDIYEANFCQEFYAEDSEINPLETFNKLNKISKPPFATFFKVEDKFLMSASPERYIKKERNMVISQPIKGTAKRSSNKEEDIKLAEALSKDKKERSENIMIVDLVRNDLSHTATKGSVKVEELCKVYSFLQVHQMISTVSSKISEGTKPVDILKTTFPMGSMTGAPKISAMKIIEDLEETKRGLYSGSVGYFNPSGDFDFNVIIRSILYNQTLKYISYSVGSAITAKSDPLKEYEECLIKAKAMREVLEN, from the coding sequence TTGAGAACAACTATTCATCACCAATTTAAAAGTTTAGACAAATTTAAACAACAACTCTTATGTTGGAGCCAACAATATTATGATGTAGTTTGGTTAGATTCTAATGATCACAAAGACAATTATAGTAGTTATGATGCAATATTGGCTGTAGATGCTTTTACAATATTAAGAACAGATTATTTTGATGCTTTTAACCGTTTAGAGGAATACCAGTCATCTACAAAAGATTGGATTTTCGGCTACCTTACTTATGATTTAAAGAATACTACAGAACGATTAGAGTCCAAAAATTTTGATGGAATAGAGTTTCCAGATCTATATTTTTTTCAGCCAAAAAAGCTCTTTTTAATAAAAGGTAATAAAGTTGAGGTGCAATATTTGAAAATGGTAGATGATGAAATTGAAGATGACTTAAAAGTTATAGAAAATTGCCAGTTTGAGCCAGTCGAAAAAGAAAAAAATGAAATTAAAATAAAACTTAGGATTCATAAGGATAAATATTTCGAAAAAGCTAATGCTATGTTAGCTCATATACAAAGAGGCGATATTTATGAAGCTAATTTTTGTCAAGAGTTTTATGCTGAGGATAGTGAAATTAACCCATTAGAGACGTTTAATAAGTTAAATAAAATTTCTAAGCCACCTTTTGCAACTTTTTTTAAGGTAGAAGATAAATTTTTGATGTCAGCTAGCCCAGAACGCTATATTAAAAAAGAAAGGAATATGGTCATTTCACAACCCATAAAAGGAACTGCGAAGCGATCATCAAATAAAGAAGAAGACATTAAACTAGCTGAAGCTTTATCTAAAGACAAAAAAGAACGTAGCGAGAACATTATGATTGTAGATTTGGTACGAAATGATTTATCACATACTGCAACAAAAGGAAGTGTAAAAGTTGAAGAATTATGCAAGGTATATTCGTTTTTACAAGTTCATCAAATGATTTCTACAGTTTCTTCAAAAATATCTGAAGGCACTAAACCAGTTGATATTTTAAAAACGACCTTTCCAATGGGAAGTATGACTGGTGCTCCAAAAATTTCTGCCATGAAAATTATTGAAGATTTGGAGGAAACGAAAAGAGGCTTATATTCTGGCAGTGTTGGTTATTTTAATCCGAGTGGTGATTTCGATTTTAACGTTATTATTCGCAGTATTCTCTATAATCAAACCCTTAAATACATCTCTTATTCTGTAGGTAGTGCTATTACAGCAAAGAGTGATCCTTTGAAAGAGTATGAAGAATGCTTAATTAAAGCCAAGGCGATGCGTGAAGTTTTAGAAAATTAA
- the ade gene encoding adenine deaminase — protein MILKGNIVDITNRKIFKGEITIASGIIKSVEKKDCEENHFILPGFIDAHIHIESSMLVPSEFAKIAVKHGTVATVSDPHEIANVLGVKGVEFMIENGKQTPFKFNFGAPSCVPATNFESAGAVIDSDDIKSLMANTEIKYLAEMMNYPGVIYDDAEVLKKIEWAKYYNKPIDGHAPGLGGDDLTKYISAGISTDHECFTYDEALEKLQKGMKVIIREGSAAKNFEALIDLLNVHYENMMFCSDDKHPDDLLLGHINQLCARSVAKGIDVFKVLKAACINPVKHYNLDIGLLNKGDVADFIIVKDLKDFKTLQTYINGELVFNNGISKIVPVEFENLNNFNTYKKQVSDFRFESSTRQIRVIECLDGQLVTNEIIANSTIEEGNLVSNTKTDILKMVVVNRYQNDKPAIAFIKNFGLKEGAIASSVGHDSHNIIAIGVSDEAICKAVNLLIENEGGICALSNSEEKVIALPVAGIMSDQNAETIGKQYSELDKMAKVLGSQLHAPYMSLSFMALLVIPAIKLSDKGLFNGSGFKFTSLEIN, from the coding sequence TTGATCTTAAAAGGAAATATAGTAGACATAACTAATCGCAAAATATTCAAGGGAGAAATTACCATTGCAAGCGGTATTATTAAAAGTGTTGAAAAAAAAGACTGCGAAGAAAACCACTTTATTTTGCCAGGTTTTATTGATGCACATATTCATATAGAAAGCTCAATGCTTGTACCTTCCGAGTTTGCGAAAATAGCTGTTAAGCATGGTACTGTAGCTACAGTTTCAGATCCTCACGAAATTGCCAACGTACTTGGTGTAAAAGGTGTAGAGTTTATGATTGAAAACGGTAAGCAGACACCATTTAAATTCAATTTTGGTGCACCTTCATGTGTGCCAGCTACAAATTTTGAATCTGCCGGAGCAGTAATAGATTCTGATGATATTAAATCATTAATGGCTAATACAGAAATTAAATACTTAGCTGAAATGATGAATTATCCTGGAGTTATTTATGATGATGCAGAAGTTTTGAAAAAAATAGAATGGGCAAAATATTATAATAAGCCTATTGATGGTCACGCACCAGGACTAGGAGGTGATGATTTAACAAAATATATTTCTGCAGGTATTTCAACGGATCATGAATGTTTTACTTATGATGAAGCTTTAGAGAAACTTCAAAAAGGGATGAAAGTGATTATTCGAGAGGGTAGTGCAGCTAAAAATTTTGAAGCTTTAATAGATTTATTAAATGTACATTATGAAAATATGATGTTCTGCAGTGATGATAAGCATCCTGATGATTTATTGCTAGGTCATATTAATCAACTTTGTGCTAGATCAGTTGCAAAAGGTATAGATGTATTCAAAGTTCTTAAAGCAGCTTGTATAAATCCTGTAAAGCATTATAATCTAGATATTGGTTTATTAAATAAAGGAGATGTTGCTGATTTTATTATAGTAAAGGATTTAAAAGACTTTAAGACATTACAAACCTATATTAATGGTGAATTAGTTTTTAATAATGGTATTTCAAAAATTGTACCTGTAGAATTTGAAAATCTAAACAACTTCAATACATATAAGAAGCAAGTTTCTGATTTTAGATTTGAATCTAGTACAAGACAAATTCGAGTTATTGAATGTTTAGATGGTCAGTTAGTGACAAATGAAATTATAGCGAATAGTACTATTGAAGAAGGTAATCTGGTTTCTAACACAAAAACTGATATTTTAAAAATGGTGGTAGTTAATCGCTATCAAAATGATAAACCAGCTATTGCATTTATCAAAAACTTCGGACTTAAAGAAGGCGCGATTGCATCTTCTGTTGGGCACGATTCTCACAATATTATTGCTATTGGAGTGTCTGATGAAGCAATTTGTAAAGCTGTAAATCTCTTAATTGAAAATGAAGGTGGTATTTGTGCTTTAAGTAATTCTGAAGAGAAAGTGATTGCACTTCCCGTAGCAGGTATTATGAGTGACCAAAATGCAGAAACGATTGGAAAACAATATTCTGAATTAGATAAAATGGCAAAAGTATTAGGCAGTCAACTACATGCACCATATATGAGTCTATCTTTTATGGCATTACTTGTTATTCCGGCTATAAAGTTGAGTGACAAAGGGTTATTTAATGGAAGTGGTTTTAAATTCACATCATTAGAAATTAATTAA
- a CDS encoding DUF2721 domain-containing protein has protein sequence MEALTLTTPALLFSAISLIMLAYTNRFLAYAAIIRNLKDKYLESQDQTILRQISNLRLRVKLTRYMQISGISSLLLCVLTMFLIYIGENIIAIWAFGIGLLLLILSLLFLIWEIQISAKALQHHLVDIEGDLKK, from the coding sequence ATGGAAGCACTGACACTAACCACTCCAGCACTTTTATTTTCAGCTATTTCTTTAATTATGCTAGCTTATACGAATCGTTTTTTAGCTTATGCTGCTATTATAAGAAATCTAAAAGACAAGTATTTAGAGAGCCAAGATCAGACTATTTTACGTCAAATAAGTAACCTGAGATTACGAGTTAAACTCACAAGATATATGCAAATCTCAGGTATTAGTAGTTTACTGTTGTGTGTGCTCACTATGTTTTTAATCTATATAGGTGAAAATATCATTGCAATTTGGGCATTTGGCATTGGACTGTTATTGTTGATTCTTTCATTATTGTTTCTGATTTGGGAAATTCAAATATCAGCTAAGGCTTTACAGCATCATTTAGTTGATATTGAAGGTGATTTAAAAAAGTAA
- a CDS encoding mechanosensitive ion channel family protein — protein sequence MEKVSEFSDVAMKSLTNIWLEITKIFPNIIGALVVLIIGWLITKLVVRIIKKVLKLAHANKLDDKLNEIEIIEGKQLNFDTIKVVSKFVKYLMYIVLLVTASDIMGLDIITDQISDLISYLPQLFAALVIFIVGLLFTNFVKKGLKSLFESMDLSGGKMISQVVFFLMLTFISVTALNQAGINTEIITNNINMIIAAFLLAFAIAFGFGAREVVSKLLKTFYARKTYEAGQNITFNDQDYVIDEVKSISVILKNSKGRLIVPIEDLTENQVQVQDQL from the coding sequence ATGGAAAAAGTGAGCGAATTCTCAGATGTTGCCATGAAATCTTTAACTAATATTTGGTTAGAAATAACAAAAATATTTCCAAATATAATAGGTGCATTAGTAGTACTTATTATAGGATGGTTAATTACAAAATTGGTAGTAAGAATTATAAAGAAGGTCTTAAAATTAGCACATGCAAATAAACTTGACGATAAGCTTAATGAAATTGAGATTATAGAAGGTAAACAACTCAATTTTGATACGATAAAAGTAGTTTCAAAATTTGTAAAATACCTAATGTATATTGTACTATTAGTCACAGCTTCTGATATAATGGGTTTAGATATAATCACTGATCAGATTAGTGATTTAATATCTTATTTGCCTCAATTATTTGCAGCTTTAGTCATATTTATAGTTGGGTTATTATTTACCAATTTTGTTAAGAAAGGACTTAAGTCTCTTTTTGAATCTATGGATTTATCTGGTGGTAAAATGATTAGTCAAGTGGTGTTTTTCTTAATGCTAACTTTTATATCTGTAACGGCTTTAAACCAAGCAGGTATTAATACTGAGATAATTACTAATAATATTAATATGATTATTGCAGCTTTTCTTTTAGCATTTGCTATTGCTTTTGGATTTGGTGCTAGAGAAGTAGTGAGTAAATTGCTAAAGACATTTTATGCTCGTAAAACATATGAAGCTGGACAAAATATAACTTTTAATGATCAGGATTATGTCATAGACGAAGTGAAGAGTATATCAGTAATATTAAAAAACTCAAAAGGAAGATTAATAGTTCCAATAGAAGATTTAACAGAAAATCAAGTACAAGTGCAGGATCAACTATAA
- a CDS encoding YheT family hydrolase: MPILEPTYKPPFWAKKSFVSTVFSGLVRKVSGVEQTRERITLPDNDFLDLDWSYAEKKSNKIIILLHGLEGHAQRPYITGTAKLFNDNGIDAIGVNFRGCSGEPNVLYRSYHSGATEDLDSVVKHVLTKNQYNEIYIKGISLGANMVLKYVGEGNELPKEVKAVIAVSVPCDLKGSCDELLSFKNKHYAIRFLQHLKDKLKPKILQFPNNISAADLNTIKTLIDFDHIYTSKAHGFTDAYDYYDKASSLQFLPNIKVPSLIINALNDSFLSPDCFPIKEAKENPNLFLEMPKYGGHVGFISKKNIYYNELRALEFVN; the protein is encoded by the coding sequence ATGCCAATTCTAGAACCAACTTATAAACCACCATTTTGGGCTAAAAAAAGCTTTGTGTCTACAGTATTTTCTGGTTTGGTAAGGAAGGTTAGTGGAGTGGAACAAACAAGGGAACGTATCACCTTACCCGATAATGATTTTTTAGATTTAGATTGGAGTTATGCAGAGAAGAAATCTAATAAAATCATTATTCTTTTACACGGACTAGAGGGACATGCACAACGCCCATATATTACTGGTACTGCAAAGCTGTTTAATGATAATGGTATTGATGCTATTGGTGTTAATTTTAGAGGCTGTAGTGGTGAACCTAATGTATTATATCGTAGTTATCACTCTGGTGCTACAGAAGATTTAGACTCTGTTGTAAAACATGTATTGACTAAAAATCAGTACAATGAAATTTATATAAAAGGTATAAGTCTTGGAGCAAATATGGTTTTAAAATATGTAGGCGAAGGCAATGAGCTGCCTAAGGAAGTTAAAGCTGTAATTGCAGTTTCTGTACCTTGTGATTTAAAAGGTTCTTGTGATGAATTGCTAAGTTTTAAAAATAAACATTACGCAATTAGGTTTTTACAACATTTAAAAGATAAATTAAAACCTAAAATATTACAATTTCCTAACAACATATCTGCTGCAGATTTAAACACAATTAAAACTTTAATAGATTTTGATCATATATACACATCAAAAGCACATGGATTTACAGATGCTTATGATTATTATGACAAGGCAAGTTCATTGCAATTTCTGCCAAATATTAAAGTACCATCTTTAATCATCAATGCACTAAACGATTCTTTTTTATCTCCTGATTGTTTTCCTATAAAGGAAGCAAAAGAGAATCCAAACCTATTCTTAGAAATGCCAAAATATGGTGGGCACGTTGGATTTATATCTAAGAAGAATATTTATTATAACGAACTAAGAGCTTTGGAGTTTGTAAATTAA
- a CDS encoding serine hydrolase domain-containing protein yields MKQIIFVVVLLVNALNLTAQNLNQLDEFLTILEANDKLMATMTITKDGVEVYNKAVGYANVEDKINNTAETKYRIGSITKAFTAVMIFQLIDEGRITLETPLTLFFNEIPNASKITIAHLLNHSSGLYNITNDLKFGEWMLKPSSRGGMLKRIKAYDLDFNPGEKTAYSNTNYILLGYIIEALDKNLYSQSLKKRIADKIDLKDTYVGNKINSNDNESHSYAIANTKWSKQLETDMSNPGGAGAIVSTSADLTKFMNALFSGKLISLNSFETMKKTNDGETCHGIFYANINGLDIYASEGGIDGFQSMLVHVPQFKTTIALTANALDYSKMQIMLSAFGLLSGQPITMPVFSKLELTEEQVKLYEGEYTCEEVPYKLIFKANGTILMGAPEQSTLKELAPTKQHQFTFDTLGVVLDFYPGIEAVKFTKGKDKPLMFKKVD; encoded by the coding sequence ATGAAACAAATAATTTTTGTTGTCGTATTACTCGTCAACGCTCTAAATTTAACCGCTCAAAATTTAAACCAACTAGATGAATTCTTAACTATTCTAGAAGCAAATGATAAACTTATGGCTACCATGACCATTACTAAAGATGGAGTAGAAGTTTATAATAAAGCGGTTGGATATGCCAATGTAGAAGACAAAATTAATAATACTGCTGAAACAAAGTATAGGATTGGCTCTATTACCAAGGCGTTTACAGCTGTAATGATTTTTCAATTAATTGATGAAGGTAGAATAACTTTAGAGACACCACTAACTTTATTTTTCAATGAAATTCCTAATGCATCAAAAATTACCATAGCTCATCTTTTAAATCATAGTTCTGGGTTATATAATATTACAAATGATCTAAAGTTTGGTGAGTGGATGCTAAAACCATCATCTAGAGGTGGTATGTTAAAAAGAATAAAAGCTTATGATTTAGACTTTAATCCTGGCGAAAAAACTGCTTATAGTAATACTAATTATATACTCTTAGGATATATTATTGAAGCTTTAGATAAAAATCTATATTCTCAATCATTAAAAAAACGAATTGCAGATAAAATAGATTTAAAAGATACTTATGTGGGTAATAAGATTAATTCAAATGATAATGAAAGCCATTCTTATGCTATTGCTAATACTAAATGGAGTAAACAATTAGAGACAGATATGTCTAACCCAGGTGGAGCAGGCGCTATAGTATCAACATCAGCAGATTTAACTAAGTTTATGAATGCACTTTTTTCAGGAAAACTAATATCTCTAAATAGTTTTGAAACCATGAAAAAAACCAATGATGGTGAAACCTGTCATGGTATTTTTTATGCAAACATAAATGGTTTGGATATTTATGCAAGTGAAGGAGGTATAGATGGATTTCAGTCTATGTTAGTGCATGTGCCTCAGTTTAAAACAACAATAGCCTTAACAGCTAACGCATTAGATTATAGTAAAATGCAGATTATGCTATCTGCTTTTGGATTATTAAGTGGTCAACCGATTACAATGCCAGTTTTCTCAAAACTTGAATTAACAGAAGAACAAGTAAAATTATATGAAGGTGAGTATACTTGTGAGGAAGTGCCTTATAAGTTAATATTTAAAGCTAATGGAACTATTTTAATGGGCGCACCAGAACAAAGTACTTTAAAAGAATTAGCACCAACTAAACAACATCAATTTACATTTGATACATTGGGTGTCGTGTTAGATTTTTATCCTGGAATTGAAGCTGTGAAATTTACAAAAGGGAAAGATAAACCTTTAATGTTTAAGAAAGTTGATTAA
- a CDS encoding aldose 1-epimerase family protein produces the protein MHILKNDSLEIKIKPRGAELSAINSIKNNKGFMWHADPDVWGGHAPNLFPVIGCMKDDSYTYDGKTYPMTKHGFVRRNDDFKVISKSETEIIFRISSNDDLYKMFPFQFELDIYYKLNDNILTINHMVRNIDTKTIYFSLGGHPAFTCPLYENESYEDYILEFEKAENSQSYLLNMENGLVTDKTKPAFTTDNTIQLRGDLFNEDALIFKDLKSRTVTLKHKTKGNILTVKFKDFPYLGIWAKPNAPYVCIEPWIGIADSETTNQKIEDKEGIIALDAASVFNASYSIEIDKRHLV, from the coding sequence ATGCACATTTTAAAGAATGATTCACTAGAAATTAAGATAAAGCCACGTGGTGCGGAATTATCTGCTATAAATTCAATTAAAAATAACAAGGGTTTTATGTGGCATGCAGACCCAGATGTATGGGGAGGCCATGCACCTAACCTATTCCCTGTAATAGGCTGCATGAAAGATGATAGTTATACCTATGATGGTAAAACTTACCCAATGACTAAACATGGATTTGTTAGAAGGAATGATGATTTTAAAGTGATCTCAAAAAGTGAAACTGAAATTATATTTCGTATTTCTTCTAACGATGATCTATACAAAATGTTTCCGTTTCAATTTGAACTTGATATCTATTACAAACTCAACGATAATATACTAACCATAAATCATATGGTCAGAAATATAGACACTAAAACTATTTATTTTTCCTTAGGAGGACATCCTGCGTTCACTTGTCCTTTATATGAAAATGAAAGTTATGAAGATTATATACTTGAATTCGAAAAAGCTGAAAACAGCCAGTCCTATTTGTTAAATATGGAAAACGGCTTAGTAACCGATAAAACAAAACCTGCTTTTACGACCGATAATACTATACAACTTCGTGGTGATTTATTTAATGAAGATGCTCTTATTTTTAAAGATTTAAAATCTAGAACTGTTACTTTAAAACACAAAACTAAAGGCAATATATTAACTGTAAAATTCAAGGACTTCCCATATCTAGGTATTTGGGCAAAGCCAAATGCTCCATATGTTTGTATTGAACCTTGGATAGGCATTGCAGATTCTGAAACAACAAACCAAAAAATTGAAGATAAAGAAGGTATTATTGCTCTTGATGCAGCTTCAGTTTTTAATGCTAGCTATAGTATAGAAATTGACAAAAGGCATTTAGTGTAA
- a CDS encoding alpha/beta hydrolase-fold protein, protein MKAYKFIMTMLVLSLCFKGIAQSKEGIGKKIIIGEIDSLYSDILKEYRHVWMLKPNNFDATKKYPVIYVLDGSKNFSTIVGMMKHLAPFNIPESIIVGITNTDRTRDFTPTNVKFQRGRNSETSGGANNFVKFLDNELKPFINSKYPTENNNTIIGHSSGGLLVLYAFLNHENVFDNYLAIDPSLWWDKEQLVKMASDQIRKGNRKEKSLYIAVANSLGKAMDTVKVRKDRSVSTEQIRANLKFHDILVDYDEKLNFIWEYYENEDHGSIVVPAQYNGLRSVFSWFPFHEMWRFNIPKKYSAKQLTEPYYKHYGKLSKRLKRKVKPDWQLINDVGSYLLEGHKLHEKALAFFEMNLDFYPEQSKSYVTLGNYYALQKEKAIAIEYYKKAIEIDGNLAAQAKLSKLKE, encoded by the coding sequence ATGAAGGCATATAAATTCATTATGACAATGCTTGTATTAAGTCTTTGCTTTAAAGGAATAGCTCAGTCTAAAGAAGGTATTGGTAAAAAAATAATTATTGGTGAGATAGATAGTTTATACTCAGATATACTAAAAGAGTATAGGCATGTTTGGATGCTCAAACCCAATAACTTCGATGCTACTAAAAAATATCCTGTAATATATGTCTTAGATGGTTCTAAAAACTTCTCAACTATAGTTGGGATGATGAAACATTTAGCACCATTTAACATTCCAGAATCAATTATAGTCGGTATAACAAACACTGATAGAACAAGAGATTTTACACCTACCAATGTGAAATTTCAACGTGGTCGTAATTCTGAAACCTCAGGAGGTGCTAATAATTTTGTAAAGTTTTTAGATAACGAATTAAAACCTTTTATTAATAGTAAATATCCAACAGAAAATAATAACACAATCATTGGTCATTCTTCAGGTGGTCTATTGGTGCTTTATGCTTTTTTAAATCACGAAAATGTTTTTGATAACTATTTAGCAATAGATCCAAGCCTTTGGTGGGATAAAGAACAATTGGTTAAAATGGCTTCAGATCAAATTCGAAAGGGAAATCGAAAAGAGAAGTCATTGTATATAGCTGTAGCCAATAGTTTAGGTAAAGCTATGGATACAGTAAAAGTGAGAAAGGATAGAAGTGTGTCTACAGAGCAGATTAGAGCTAATCTAAAATTTCATGATATACTGGTAGACTATGATGAAAAACTCAATTTCATCTGGGAGTATTATGAAAATGAAGATCATGGTAGCATTGTTGTACCAGCGCAGTATAATGGGCTAAGATCAGTTTTTTCATGGTTTCCATTTCATGAAATGTGGAGATTTAATATACCTAAGAAGTATTCAGCTAAACAACTGACTGAGCCTTATTACAAGCATTACGGAAAATTGAGTAAACGTTTAAAACGTAAGGTAAAACCAGACTGGCAACTGATAAATGATGTTGGATCGTATTTATTAGAAGGACATAAGCTACATGAAAAAGCATTAGCTTTTTTTGAAATGAATTTAGATTTCTATCCTGAGCAATCAAAAAGCTATGTGACATTAGGGAATTATTATGCCTTACAAAAAGAGAAAGCTATAGCCATTGAATATTACAAAAAAGCAATTGAGATTGATGGTAATCTAGCAGCCCAAGCTAAGTTAAGTAAATTAAAGGAATAG
- a CDS encoding RNA polymerase sigma factor codes for MLVEAIVKTNDTMLFEVLYDRYATMVYNKCYGFASGVDEAKDLTQDVFLRVFVKLASFKGKSKFSTWLYAFTYNHCVNYVTRNTAKKVEKKSVSSDSIENIGKNIDSTREFDNMRVEKLKKVIELISPDEKMILLLKYQDNLSIKELSEALDIGESAVKMRLKRAKEKLVRKYENYTKDGKSI; via the coding sequence ATGCTAGTCGAAGCAATCGTAAAAACCAACGACACAATGTTGTTTGAGGTGCTGTACGATAGATATGCGACTATGGTATATAACAAATGTTATGGGTTTGCTAGTGGTGTTGATGAAGCCAAAGATTTAACGCAAGATGTATTTTTAAGAGTCTTTGTTAAACTAGCCAGTTTTAAAGGGAAGTCTAAATTTTCTACATGGTTATATGCATTTACTTATAATCATTGTGTAAATTATGTTACCCGAAATACGGCAAAAAAGGTTGAAAAAAAGTCGGTAAGTTCAGATAGTATAGAGAATATTGGTAAAAATATAGATTCTACTCGCGAGTTTGATAACATGCGTGTAGAAAAGCTGAAGAAAGTAATAGAGTTGATTTCGCCAGACGAGAAAATGATATTATTATTAAAGTATCAAGATAATTTATCAATTAAGGAATTATCAGAGGCTTTAGATATAGGAGAAAGTGCAGTAAAAATGCGCTTAAAAAGAGCAAAAGAAAAACTAGTACGTAAGTACGAAAATTATACTAAAGATGGAAAATCCATTTAA
- the tilS gene encoding tRNA lysidine(34) synthetase TilS codes for MREAFNHHIKNKLPFLKENRLVIAISGGIDSVVLTYLCKTSNINFALAHCNFNLRGEESNGDEEFVIDLAEQLEVEVFIQSFDTQTYADENKLSIQMAARELRYNWFAELAIQLQFDYILTAHQADDNIETFLINFMRGTGLNGLTGIPIINQNIVRPLLPFSRDELMLYAIHEEINWREDSSNSSRKYLRNKLRHEVIPILKEVNPNLLNNFRKTVDNLGDTFSIVEDSIKLLEKKATISHDKNAITYKISKFKKMNNPKAYMFEIFKGFGFTEWNDLVGLLNAQSGKHVLSNTHRLVKHREHLILTELSSSVHSEESLLVKEINESINIPIGRLKFELVKTITTASKYEIYIDKDKLKFPLELRLWKKGDYFHPLGMKGKKKISKYLKDEKLSLVEKESVWVLTSEGNIVWVIGKRADNRFRVKDKTIDILKIELS; via the coding sequence GTGCGAGAAGCGTTTAATCATCATATTAAAAATAAATTACCTTTTCTAAAAGAAAATAGGCTTGTTATTGCTATTTCTGGTGGAATTGACAGTGTAGTTTTGACATATTTATGTAAAACTTCTAATATTAATTTTGCTTTAGCACATTGCAACTTTAACTTAAGAGGTGAGGAAAGTAATGGAGACGAAGAATTTGTTATTGATTTAGCAGAACAATTAGAAGTAGAAGTATTTATACAGAGTTTTGATACGCAGACTTATGCAGACGAGAACAAGTTGTCAATCCAAATGGCTGCACGAGAATTACGGTATAACTGGTTTGCAGAGTTGGCAATACAATTACAATTCGATTATATACTCACTGCACATCAAGCAGATGATAATATTGAAACGTTTTTAATCAATTTTATGCGAGGCACAGGCCTTAATGGATTAACTGGCATTCCAATAATTAATCAAAATATTGTTAGACCATTGCTGCCATTTTCTAGAGATGAATTAATGCTTTATGCTATACATGAAGAAATTAATTGGAGAGAAGATAGTAGTAATTCTTCAAGAAAATATTTAAGAAATAAATTAAGACACGAGGTAATTCCGATTCTAAAAGAAGTAAATCCAAACCTATTAAATAACTTTAGAAAAACGGTTGATAACTTAGGTGATACATTTTCTATTGTTGAGGATAGCATCAAATTGTTAGAGAAAAAGGCAACTATAAGTCATGATAAAAATGCTATAACTTATAAGATATCAAAATTCAAAAAGATGAATAATCCTAAGGCATATATGTTTGAGATATTCAAGGGTTTTGGTTTTACCGAGTGGAATGATCTAGTAGGCTTGTTGAATGCACAATCGGGTAAGCATGTGTTATCTAATACGCATCGATTAGTGAAACATCGTGAACATTTAATTTTAACTGAATTATCTTCTTCGGTACATAGTGAAGAATCTCTTTTGGTGAAAGAAATAAATGAATCAATAAATATTCCGATTGGCCGATTAAAATTCGAACTAGTTAAAACCATTACTACTGCATCTAAATACGAAATTTACATAGATAAAGACAAACTTAAGTTTCCTTTAGAGTTGAGACTTTGGAAAAAAGGAGATTACTTTCATCCGCTTGGAATGAAAGGGAAAAAGAAAATTAGTAAATACCTAAAAGACGAAAAATTATCCTTAGTTGAAAAAGAGAGTGTTTGGGTTTTAACATCAGAAGGTAATATTGTTTGGGTCATAGGAAAGCGTGCAGATAATAGGTTTAGAGTTAAAGATAAAACCATTGATATTTTAAAAATTGAATTAAGTTGA